Genomic segment of Kibdelosporangium phytohabitans:
GCGGCGACCCGGTCGCGGTCGCTGTAGGTCAGCCACGCCACCTCGGCGATCTCGTTGCTCGCGGTGGGAGTGCCGTCGTGATCCGCCGTGTAGCAGGTCATCCGGACGAGCACACCGTCGGCTTTGCCGTGCGCCTGGGCCTGGAAGGTGCCCAGGTGGGCGGCGGTGGAGCGGTCGATGGTGACGGTGAGCTCCTCCATGATCTCCCTGGCGAGGGTGTCGATGTCGGTCTCGCCGGGCTCGCGTTTGCCACCGGGCAGGTAGTAGACGTCGTTGCCGCGGGACCGGGTGCCGAGGATCCGCCCGCCGGACAGGTGGATCCACGCGATCTTGTCGATGGTCGTCGTCACACCCCCATCATCGCCGATCACCCGGGTTCAGCGTGATGACGAACGTCGTGCGGCCCGGTTCGCTCGACAGGTTCACGGTTCCGCCGTGCGCGCTGACGATCGAGTGCACGATCGACAGGCCGAGGCCGGTGCCGCCGCCGATCGCGCGGCTGCGGGAGTCGTCGATCCGGTAGAACCTGTCGAAGATGCGGGCCTGGTGCTCCGGCAGGATCCCCGGCCCGGTGTCGGTCACGGTCACCACCGCGTCCGGGCTCACCGTCAGCTCCACCTCCGTGCCCGGCGGGGTGTGCCTGGCGATGTTCGCGAGCAGGTTGTCCAGGACCTGGCGCAGCCGCATCGGGTCGCCGTGGATCCGCACGCGGCTGGGCGCGTCGAAGTCCAGCGGGTAGTCCGGGTGCGCGGCCACGAACGCCTGCGCCGCCGCCGACGCGACCTCGACCAGGTCGGCTTCCTCCTGGCGCAGCGGTGTTTCCGAGTCCAGCCGGGCCAGCAGCAGCAGGTCGTCCACCAGCAGGCTCATCCGCTCGGTCTCCTCGCGGATCTTGGCCAGGTGCGCCTCGCGTTCGGCCGGTTCGTTCGCGGCGGCGTACCGGAACAGGTCCGCGTAGCCCCGGATCGACGTCAACGGCGTGCGCAGCTCGTGCGACGCGTCGGCGATGAACCGCCGTAGTCGTTGCTCCGCCGCTGTCCTCGCCGCCAGCGAGGCGTCGATGTGGTCGAGCATCACGTTGAACGACGTCCGCAGCTCCTCCACCTCCGGCCCGCCGCCCGCGCCGTTCGCGCGGACGGGCAGATGACTGGAGTCGGTCAGGTCATGGGAGGTGATGTCGTGCGCTGTCGAGGCCATGTCGCTCAACGGACGCAGACCACGACGG
This window contains:
- a CDS encoding NUDIX hydrolase, with amino-acid sequence MTTTIDKIAWIHLSGGRILGTRSRGNDVYYLPGGKREPGETDIDTLAREIMEELTVTIDRSTAAHLGTFQAQAHGKADGVLVRMTCYTADHDGTPTASNEIAEVAWLTYSDRDRVAAVDQIIFDHLHGDGRLT
- a CDS encoding sensor histidine kinase, translated to MNRWQRTPLGTRLALALGVLALVVFGIVGTVLATSTRDYLARQLDELMTKTQKEQAGFRGKWKAPYTWQQLVYNPRNESVTQIGDNALPPPQDRDEFVALAKEALAKQEDHAFQTIFIHDQGPYRARACQIDGGVFLVSAAPISDLDSTVRWLIIVSISAFGAALVILVVAGRLVLRRGLRPLSDMASTAHDITSHDLTDSSHLPVRANGAGGGPEVEELRTSFNVMLDHIDASLAARTAAEQRLRRFIADASHELRTPLTSIRGYADLFRYAAANEPAEREAHLAKIREETERMSLLVDDLLLLARLDSETPLRQEEADLVEVASAAAQAFVAAHPDYPLDFDAPSRVRIHGDPMRLRQVLDNLLANIARHTPPGTEVELTVSPDAVVTVTDTGPGILPEHQARIFDRFYRIDDSRSRAIGGGTGLGLSIVHSIVSAHGGTVNLSSEPGRTTFVITLNPGDRR